In a single window of the Elaeis guineensis isolate ETL-2024a chromosome 4, EG11, whole genome shotgun sequence genome:
- the LOC140857505 gene encoding NAD-dependent malic enzyme 2, mitochondrial-like: MLLHSLASYITEEDIQKGILFPSISRIRHITTQVGTAVVHAAVAEDLAEGHGDIGLKELAYMSKEEIVEYVSRNMWYPIYSPLVHEK, encoded by the exons ATGTTGTTGCACAGTCTTGCATCATACATCACGGAGGAAGATATCCAAAAAGGAATCCTCTTCCCTTCTATATCTAG GATAAGGCATATTACAACACAAGTTGGAACTGCTGTTGTTCATGCAGCCGTTGCTGAAGATCTTGCTGAAGGACACGGTGATATAGGTCTCAAAGAGCTGGCATACATGTCAAAG GAGGAGATAGTGGAGTACGTATCTCGCAACATGTGGTACCCCATCTATAGCCCTCTTGTTCATGAGAAATGA